In a genomic window of Quercus lobata isolate SW786 chromosome 4, ValleyOak3.0 Primary Assembly, whole genome shotgun sequence:
- the LOC115983388 gene encoding uncharacterized protein LOC115983388 produces the protein MEELLRREGVRLQGEPSSGILWSTNDVYAQVFGPECSGRVRRVGLGITPSGRSATNASQLTSTPSLPSRTTQRILELESNSARLTEQLAQVHEQLAQSETRQRESKARQQQMAEVIARMDSMFAQLAGSSVPNSSMSQGGSA, from the exons ATGGAAGAACTTCTACGCCGAGAAGGCGTGCGACTACAAGGAGAGCCTAGTAGTGGAATTCTCTGGTCCACGAACGATGTATATGCTCAGGTGTTTGGTCCAGAGTGCTCTGGACGTGTACGTAGGGTGGGACTTGGAATCACCCCATCGGGAAGAAGTGCAACAAATGCTTCACAGCTCACTTCGACTCCATCGTTGCCAAGCAGAACAACCCAAAGAATTTTGGAGTTGGAGAGCAACTCTGCTAGATTGACTGAGCAACTAGCCCAAGTACATGAACAACTTGCCCAATCAGAAACAAGGCAGCGAGAATCAAAAGCAAGGCAACAACAAATGGCTGAAGTGATTGCGCGCATGGATAGTATGTTCGCCCAACTTGCTGGCAGTAGTGTACCTAATTCGTCAATGTCTCAG GGTGGCAGTGCTTGA